In Telopea speciosissima isolate NSW1024214 ecotype Mountain lineage chromosome 10, Tspe_v1, whole genome shotgun sequence, the DNA window ACAATCTTGGTTTTTGAGGCTACGGTGGTATATGGAGCAAATTTTGAACCTGACAGGAGGGACTTGTGGTCGAACCTAAGGAGTCTTCGTGCTAATATTGCTCATCCTTGGGTTACACTTGGGGATTTTAATTCCATTTGTCATCCATCGGAGAAATTGGGGGGTAGGCCTGTCACTTATAACATGATGCAACCCCTAGCTGATTGTATGTCGGACTTGGACCTAGTTGATCTTAAATGGAGTGGGCATTTTTTGACATGGAGTAATAAGGCTATTGGTGTGGAACGCATTGCATCTTGATAGGGTTTTGGTTGACTCTGCATGGGTAGATTCTTTTCCTTTATCGCATGcagtttttcaaaaccctgctgTTTCGGATCACAGCCCCATGGTGGTGACATTGGAGGAGGTACCGGCTCGTAGGGGAAGAaggttttatttctttaatcATTGGGCTGATCATGTGGACTTCTTGCCTTTGGTTGTTGAGGTGTGGCGGCAGCCTACTACCAGTACACCTATCTTTGCATTGATGTACAGACTGAAACTGCTTAAACGACGCTTGAAGTTTTGGAGTAGAAGGACCAACCACAGCCTGGACAAACGTGTTGACGAGCTTTCTTGTGAATTAGATCAGTTACAAAGCAGGTTGAACACTGTTGATACGGATCCTGATGTGATGGAGCAAGAGAAGCAGTGTTCTTTCTCGCTTCGACGCCTTCTCAATGTTAGAGAATCAGAATTGCGCCAGAAGGCTAGGGTTCGGTGGCTGAATCTTGGTGACAGCAATACGGATTTTTTTCATAGGGCCTTGAAATCTAGGAGCAGAAATCAGATTGTCTCTATCCATTCTGCGGATGGTGTCCTCCTGCAGGATGAGGAATCTATCCGTTTTGAGGCTGCTAGACATTTTGAATCTGCCTTTATGGGATCTCCACAGGTTGTATGTGAGCCCTTTGACCTCCCTGTAGATCGATCACTTGATTCTTTTGAAGCTGACTTGCTTGCTAAGGATTTTACAAGAGAGGAGATAAAGGCGGTGGTCTTCTCAGCAAATGATGATAGTTCTCCAGGGACTGATGGTTTTGGGGCATGTTTTTTTAAGAAGGCTTGGTGCATTATTGGTaatgatgtttgtgatgcaatCTGGGATTTCTTCAATAACCTGAACATTCCAGATCAGGTTAAGCTGTCAAGGTTGACTCTTGTGCCTAAAGGGGATTTGCAAGTCACATTCAATGATTTTTGGCCAATTGCGGTGAGTCCCCttatttatcattttatttcTAAATTGTTGGCTAACCGGATGAAGTTGGTGATTCACAAGTTGGTTACCAGTAACCAATCAGCTTTTATACCATATTGCTGATAATGTGCTTTTGTGCCAAGAGCTTTTGCATGGGTACCATGTTAACAAGGGTATGCCGCGTTTTGCTGCTAAATTAGATTTGAGGAAGGCTTATGATTCTGTCCAATGGAGTTTCCTCTTCACTCTCTTATACAAGTTgaacttttctccttcttttattaACTGGATCTCGAGGTGCATTGTTAATCCTGGTTATGTAGTTTTCTTGAACGGTGCTCAATCTCCTAAATTCTCTGCCAATAGAGGATTGAGATAGGGGTGCCTTATGTCACCATTTTTGTTTAACATTATACTGCAAGTCTTCTCTGACTCCTTAGCTGCTGAGGCATGTTCGGGGTCTTTTGTTTTTCATCAGTTCTGTGAGAAGCCGAAGATTACCACAGTTTGTTTTGCAGACGATCTGTTTGTGTTTCTCAAGGCAACTAGGGCCAATGCAACTTCACTGGCTTGGTTACTATGGCTTTCTCTCGCCAATCTGATCTTACAGTTAACAGTGGGAAGTCATCTATCTTTTTAGCAAACACGGCTTCAGATGTGCAGGGGTTTTTTGTGTCCACTTTGGGGGTTGCAGCGGGGTCCCTACCCATTCGATACCTTGGTGTGCCACTTGGTTCGAAGTCACTTAAAAGTTCTGATTTTTTGGAATTAGTTACTAAAGTGGAGAATAAGATTGATTCATGGAGAACTAAAGCCCTTTCTTTTGCTGGGAGATTGTCGCTTATTCAGTCAGTCCTTATGGGGACTATTAGTTACTGGTTGTGTGTGTTTCGATTACCTTGTGGAACCATCTCAGTGTTGGAAAAGCTCTTGGCTAAGTTCCTTTGGAAGGGGTGTGCCTCTACAGGATCTTACAAAGTCTCTTGGGCTGCAGTGTGCAAGCCTAAGGAGGAGGGCGGTTTGGGGTTGCGAAGACTGCGTGATCTGAACACTGCTTCTCTTATGAGGCATGTTTGGTCTGTGGCGGCTAATAAGGAGTCTTGTTGGGTTTCTTTTGTTCATCATAGATGGCTGAGGCGCCATTCTATTTGGTCGCTTCCAACCCCTGCAGTGTGCTCTTACACCTTTCGAGAGGTTTTGCAGACTCATGTTATTGCTATTGGATGTGTTAGATACCTGATTAAGGATGGTGGAAACACACTTCTTTGGTCTGATCCTTGGCTGCCGGATGGACCACTTGATGGTCATGGGTTTTTTAGTCGTTGATGCTCTTGGACGTGGTTCATTTGATTATGTCAATAAGTTATTATGTAATGGTGGTGCATGGGAGAATGTTAATGCAGATCTTACAATAGGGGCTCGGTGGGCTGAGGTGGTGAACACAAAACTTCACTCAAGGCTGCCTATGGACACGGTGGTTTGGATGCCTACAGCGAGTGGGGCTTTCTCCCTTCGTTCGGCTTGGGATGCTGTCCGTGTTAGGCGTGCAATACTGCCATGGTGCGATCTGGTTTGGTTTCCCTCCTCTCAACCACgtttttcttttattacatGGTTGGCGTGTTTGGGGAAACTATCCACTCGTTGCTTGCTGTCGCAATGGGGATTAGTTGTTGACACATCTTGCGTTCTTTGTCATGCTGGAACGGACTCTTTGGACCACATTTTCTTTCGTTGCTCCTTCTCGGCAGTAGTTTGGGGGGAGGTGCTTCGATTAAATGGTTTTAATAGGGCCCCATTGGGTTCCTGGGGTGAGGAGGTGAGTTGGTTGGTGACACATTTTGCTGGTTCTTCCTTTATCAGCTGGGTAAGGAGGTTTAGCTTCACGGCGGCTGTTTTTAGGTTGTAGCAGGAGAGGAATGCTAGAATTTTTATGAACGGCTATAACTCTGCTACTTCTGTTCTTCAGCGTGTTCTTTCTGACACACGTGGTGCCTTTGTGAACCTTTCTACACCCGTTCCAGATGACGCGGCTAATAGGACTTTTGTTGGAAGGTGGGGCATTGACGCATTGTTTGTGCTCCCCAAGTCGTCCCTTCATATGTGGATTCCCCCGCCGGAAGGGTGGTTTGGGCTGAATTGTGATGGTTCGGTCAAGCATAACTGTGGTGGATATGGCGTAATTGGTAGGGATCATCGAGGGTGCCCTATCTTTGCAGTTGCAGGTGGAGCGCTGGATGTGTCTATTGTTGACATGGAATTGCAGGCTATCAAGACGGCACTCCTACAGGCCAGACAGCGCAACCTCTCTCGTGTTCAGGTACGGTCGGATTAGTTGATGGGTATTCAGATGATTGTGGGATATTTTCAGATCTATTGGAGTGTGAGATGGTTGATAGAAGACATTTGGCGCCTTCGTGATTCCTTTATTAGGTGCTCTTTTGCGCATCATGTTCGTGAAATAAATGGTTGTGCAGATTTCTTGGCTTCTATGGTGGATTCCCCCATTGAGATTTCCTTATGTATAAACTCTCTTCCTCAGGCACTTTCTACTTTTGTACAGAATGATGCCAGAGGTAAGAGGTACCTAAGAATGTAACCCTTATAAGTTCTTGATATAATATAAGCTCCATCTTctaccaaaaaccaaaaagtggaaaataaacctttttttttttctttctattactttctcaattttttttcttttttcttttctatttataCTTGAGGGCTCATATTCCTTGTTTAGCTTTGGGGGTTTCTCTGGATCGAAGATTCGAAGGTCGTCCGTGAGAGTTCTACtcagaggtttttttttttttttttccgtgtttttattatttattttttttgaccTTTGTTTTCATTTTGTTGCTGTTTCTCTGTGCCTTCGTTTCCACAGTTTTCtagtttaaaaagaaaacaagtttTTTAAGTCTCTAGGTTGTCCatggaaaacagaattttaaaaaaaaaactactccttcgttttttctatttttgcttATTTTGTTCTTTATGCTTGGTTTTCGGTTGCTATTTCTTATTTAacttctatttctgtttctttttcttttcttaatgatctgatctatttatttttgttttttatttattcaggTAATGGCTCAACAAGGTCTCAATGACAATGTAAATAAGCAGTTCACCGAAATTAACAATCAGTTGGCAAATATTCAAGCACAATTAAATGGAATCAATAATCGCTTAGATAACCTTGAGTTCAATTCTTCTGCCAGAATCATGAATTCACATGCTTACATGAGATCCAGAGTTGAATGATTGAGGAATATTGATCAATATAGCCGTTCTCATTTAGAACGTGCTACATTGGACCTCAATATGCTCTTACCTTGCATGTTACCTACTATGTTACTACCTACTATGTTTACTACCTACCATGTGTACACCTACCTTGTATTTCTCCTTCCATGTATCTCTCTTACCATGTATCACTTGATCCTAAGAATATTGTGTTTTCCATTTATCaccacatgtgatatagaatttcctattatcacatgtgggaaTCGGATTCTCTTGAGTCCTATATATACATGTAATATGTCACATTGATTAACCAAGGAATACAAATCCTATTTCACACTGTCCAATATGGTATCTAGAGCCAATTAGTGCTCCAACGAGCTTACCCTCtgcctcttctttttttttctacttcttcCATGGCTGGAGATAACGAATCAGCCCAAGCAACCCCTCCCACCTTGGATGACAATGGTGCTATCACCACCCTTCCCCTTGGACACTCAACCCTTCACCACGCACATCACTACATCTCGGTGAAGCTCACCTCAAAGAACTATCTCTTCTGGCAGTCTCAAGTTGAGCCCTTTCTTGATGGCCAAGGTCTATTTGGTCATCTTGATGGGAGTACTCCATGTCCTGCTGACCCAACTACTGCCACTTCATGGCGTCGACAAGACTCTTTGCTCCGCAGTCTCTTACTCTCATCCCTTTCTGAAGAAGTCTTTCCACTGACCCTTGGGAAGCGCACAAGCAAAGAAATCTGGGAGACCTGGAAAACTGCGTTTTCTCCCCCATCAGAGAGCCGGATCATGTCCCTCACAATGGCTTTGCAAGAGTTAGAGCAAAAGCCTAATGAATCTGTCTCGACATTTCTCCAACGTGCCAAGACTATTTCTGAAGAACTGAGTGCAGCCGGACATGTGCTAAGACAAAGCACCTTCAATCTCCATGTTTTTAAGGGATTGAAATTCGACTTTAATGatattgtttcctctcttttaaCAAGGACAGACCCCTTGCCATATGATGACCTCCATGCAATGCTTCTTAGCCACGAGTTTTTGCATAGTTCGAAATTGTCCAAACTCTCTTTGAATGATGCTGACCATTCCAATGGTTCCCCCACTGCCAATCAAGTGCAAAAAGGTAATGGTTCCCTTGAACCCCAATACACTTCCTCTGGCCGAGGGGGTGGTCCTTGGAGAGGTAGTGGGGGTCGTGGTAGGGGAGGCCGTGGCCATTCTCAGGGCACTCGGTTATGGTGCCACTGGTGCAACCGTGACACTCATGACACCATCAGCTGTTATAGCAAGCCTAAACCACCACCAAACTTCCCAACCCGTCAACCAGCCCAGTTTCACTATCAACCCCATACAAACCCGGCAGCCCATTACACCACTTACCCTACCCAATCAGCACCACCCCTCCTCCCCATACCCAATCAACCATTAACCTGGTACCCAGATACAGGAGCCCCTCACCATGTTACCCCAAATCTCAATGCCTTATCAAGCTATGATCCCTATACTGGCACTGATTCCCTGCAGGTCGGCAATGGTAAGGGTGTTCCCATTGAACATATTGGTACATCGTctattccttctcattcttcatcatataattttattttgtctGATGTTTTACATGTCCCTTCTATTTCCAAACCCCTTCTCTCTGTTAACCGTTTTGTTTATGATAATGATGTATTCTTCGAAGTTCACCCCTCTTATCTTTTTGTGAAGGATCGACGGACCAAAACTACCATCCTGTCCGATCCGAGTAAGGGCAGTCTATACACCATTCCTGTGCACATTCCTCCTTAAGCAAATCTCACTTCTAGAACCTCTCTTGATGGCTGGCATTCCCGTCTCGGTCATCCTCATCCACAGTTGCTTCGTCAAATTGTGGCATCCCATAAATTACCCTCTTTGAATACTTCTCTAAATAAATTATGCGCTGCTTGTCAAATGGGAAAGGCCTGTCACCAATCTTTGGGCGAGACCTTCTCCTAtagtttatttcctttggacCTGCTTTTtagtgatgtgtggggtccatcCCCTACCCCATCCCCTGCTGGACATcgttattttcttattttcgtAGATGATTATTCTAAATACATATGGTTCTACCCCATGATACGAAAGTCCAAAGTTTTTGGAATCTTCCAACAGTTTCAAAAACTTGTGGAACGTCAGTTTGATCGTAAAattaaatcaatccaaaccGACTGGGGAGGGGAATTCCgaactttaccaaaaaaatttcaatctgTGGGAATTTCACATAGGCTCTCTGCGCCTCAcacccatgagcaacaaggggCAGTTGAACGCAGACATAGGCATATTGTGGAAACCGGCCTATCTTTGCTCGCTCATGCTTCAATTCCCTAGATTTATTAGGTTTTTGCCTTTGAAACTACGGTTTTCTTAAACAACCTCTTCATCGAGTTCCTAATTACTCTTTTCTGTGTGTTTTTGGATGTCTTTGCTATCCTCTTTTACGTCCCTTTAATGCACACAAAATGGATTATAGATCAGACCCATATGTCTTTCTAGGCTACAGTCCTTCTCATTTAGCTTATCGTTGTCTTGATAAAACAACTGGCCGAGTTCAAGTTTTTAGACATGTGTCCTTCTTAGAGGacgttttttcattttcaaaccCCACACCTACACCTAGCACGACCTTGCCGGTATCCCCACCATGGGTTGTTTCGCCCATTATTGTTGCTCCACTATCGCAGCCAGTTCAACCCATTCCAAGAGTATCACCAACCAACACACCACCTCCCacaccaacctcaccagccctACAACCACAACCACCTCTCTCACCAAACACCACTAACCCAAGCCCGGTGACCAGCCCACCATCCCCACCACGTAAGACCCGTTCCATTATGGACCTTTACCAAAATGACCCTCCACCCAATCCACCACCGCCACCTACCCATCATACCATGCACCTTCAATCCCGCAAAACCGCCTTACACAGCCTACCCTCTTCCCCATCTCCACCAATTGAGCCAACTTGCTTTTCGCAGGCAGTTAAAGTACTTGAATGGCGCCACGCCATGGCTGAGGAATTTAATGCCTTACTCCGTAATGGCACTTGGAGTTTGGTACCTCCATCCCCCAACCACAATTTGGTGGGATGTAAGtgggttttcaaaattaaaagaaaggcGGATGGGTCCATTGAAAGATACAAGGCCCGCTTAGTGGCTAAAGGGTTCCACCAACAACAAGGGGTGGATTATGAGGAAACTTTTAGTCCGGTGGTTAAGCAAGCTACTATTCGCACCGTGATTTCATTGGCTGTATCTCAAGGTTGGCCTCTCAGACAACTAGATGTCCacaatgcctttctccatggagaATTGGCTGAAGAGGTTTACATGGCCCAACCCCCTAGGTTTGAAGATAAAGCTCACCCGGCCTATGTATGCAGGCTCCGCCGGTCCTTGTACGGACTCAAACAAGCACCAAGGGCCTGGTTCAATCGATTATCCAAATTCCTGCTGTCTACTGGGTTTGTCGATTCTAAGACTGACTCTTTGCTATTCATCTCTCGCCAGGGTGGTTCGGTTCTTTATGTActagtgtatgtggatgatatgttgGTAACAGGTGATTCACAATCCGGTATCCCGGCCCTGCTTATGAGCCTGGCCCAAGAATTCTCAATTAAAGACTTAGGCCCATTGCACTACTTCTTGGGCATTGAAGCTAGTCGAACCAAGCAGGGGCTGGTTCTGTCACAAAAGATATATGTCACTGATTTGCTTGACCGTGCTGGCATGACAGACTGTAAACCCATATCTACCCCAATGCCTACATCTACAAAAACTTCTGATTCAGGGGGTGTATCCTTTTCAGATCCCAGCAAGTACAGGTCCATAGTGGGTGCTTTGCAGTATGTCACCCTTACTAGACCCGATGTAGCATTTGCAGTAAACCGCGTATGTCAGTTTATGCACTCTCCTACCCCTGACGATTGGAGTCATGTAAAACGTATACTGCAGTACCTCAAGGGTACTATTTCTCATGGTTTGTATTTTCAACCATCCTCGTCCATTACACTACAAGcatacacagatgctgactagGCTGGAAGTCCAAATGACCACCGCTCCACAGGGGCCTATGCGATATTTTTGGGGCCGAATCTCATTTCCTGGAATTCCAGAAAACAAAAGATAGTATCCTAGTCCTCCACTGAGGCCAAGTATAAGGCCCTAGCTGATGCGGCAGTAGAACTGATATGGCTATAGGCCCTTTTTACAGAGCTAGGGATTTCTCAACCAACAGCCCCAATTTTGTGGTGCGACAACATTGCTGCTACTTACTTGTCAGCCAATCCCATTTTTCATGCACGTACCAAGCACGTGGAGATGgatttccactttgttcgtGAGAGGGTGGCGGCAAAGGCTCTCCAAGTCCAGTTTATTTTCACTCATGATCAGATTGCGGACGTGTTGACCAAGGCATTACCAACCGCACGATTCCAGTTTATGAGGGACAAGCTAAAGCTCCGCCACACCggatcttcatcttgagggggtgtattgaccaatGTAGTCGTTCTCATTTAGAACGTGCTATATTGGACCTCAATATTCTCTTACCTTGCATGTTACCTACTATGTTTACTACCTACCATGTGTACACCTACCTTGTATTTCTCCTTCCATGTATCTCTCTTACCATGTATCACTTGATCCTAAGAATATTGTGTTTTCCATTTATCACCACATGTGATATAGactttcctattatcacatgtgggaaTCGGATTCTCTTGAGTCCTACATATACATGTAATATGTCACATTGATTAACCAAGGAATACAAATCCTATTTCACACTGTCCAATAAGGAACAACGGTGGTAATCTTCCAAATGATGAAGATGAGCTCATGGACCCCCCACCTCCAGTGACCAAACTGGGTTTTCAAGAGGCTACTGCACCAGAAATCAATGCTCTACGAATTTCTACAGCCTACCACAAGAAGGAAATGACAGTGCAAGGCGGTTGTGCCTTCATTATTTCTTAGGATTTAGATAAAATAGGGTTAATGAAGAATGGATGCAGTGAACAAGCTTCCCCTCCCCCAAATACAATTTCATGTCATTCTAACTTGTGCTGCTGAAACTATAATTTATTGTTGTTTCTGTCTTTTAGTTCCTAATCAAGCAATCCTAATTTTCTGATCTTCGGTTAAAGATCTTATATTTTTTCCAGTATAGATGTGTAGGTACAAACGCTCTGATTGTAGACAagctccccccacccccatctTCTTCCCGTGTTGCTATTATTATTGATAGTATCTCATATAATCAATTGGGTACCTAATTTGCTAGGATTGTTAAAGTCTTGGTTGATTGGAGTGTTCCATCCCGCACTTTATATTAGAAAAGTCTCTCTGCACCACAGACTGAAAATCCTTTCGTTGATCATCATATTTCAACAAGATGCTTCCAACTATAAAAGAGATAAGTGGGAAATCTCCAAAAACTTTTATATAAAATGTATG includes these proteins:
- the LOC122643360 gene encoding uncharacterized protein LOC122643360 translates to MDWASKNCLMFFGLIETRVKNCNFKGCFYTFSKRWQCLHNGDISNSGRIWSLWDVEYVDISPILITDQLIHVKVMVKNTILVFEATVVYGANFEPDRRDLWSNLRSLRANIAHPWVTLGDFNSICHPSEKLGGRPVTYNMMQPLADFFQNPAVSDHSPMVVTLEEVPARRGRRFYFFNHWADHVDFLPLVVEVWRQPTTSTPIFALMYRLKLLKRRLKFWSRRTNHSLDKRVDELSCELDQLQSRLNTVDTDPDVMEQEKQCSFSLRRLLNVRESELRQKARVRWLNLGDSNTDFFHRALKSRSRNQIVSIHSADGVLLQDEESIRFEAARHFESAFMGSPQVVCEPFDLPVDRSLDSFEADLLAKDFTREEIKAVVFSANDDSSPGTDGFGACFFKKAWCIIGNDVCDAIWDFFNNLNIPDQVKLSRLTLVPKGDLQVTFNDFWPIALLHGYHVNKGMPRFAAKLDLRKAYDSVQWSFLFTLLYKLNFSPSFINWISRCIVNPGYVVFLNGAQSPKFSANRGLR